In a genomic window of Ochrobactrum sp. Marseille-Q0166:
- a CDS encoding isochorismatase, whose product MTIPKIADYAIPQPATYPANKTAWTINSSRAVLLIHDMQRYFLRFYNAEGTLMQTLVHNLVRLRQWAKSHNIPVIYTAQPHNQSAEDRALLNDMWGPGLTVADPEAQQIIDELAPDSSDLVLTKWRYSAFQRSPLKQQMKEWNRDQLIIGGVYAHIGCMITAVEAFMSDIQPFLVGDAIADFSEDEHRLALKYVATRCGCVFGTDNLVQEPATGTTRSWLQQRVLQLVEDASEFDADENLIFYGLDSLKVMKFSAELKERGLDISFEELALDPTLTAWWALIEKQQQAA is encoded by the coding sequence ATGACAATTCCTAAAATTGCTGATTATGCAATTCCGCAGCCTGCGACCTATCCTGCCAATAAAACTGCATGGACCATCAATTCATCCCGCGCTGTTTTGCTGATCCATGATATGCAGCGCTATTTCCTGCGTTTCTATAATGCGGAAGGCACATTGATGCAGACTTTGGTGCACAATCTGGTGCGCCTGCGCCAATGGGCAAAAAGCCATAACATCCCCGTCATTTATACCGCCCAGCCCCATAATCAGTCCGCTGAAGACCGCGCTTTGCTGAACGATATGTGGGGGCCCGGTCTAACCGTGGCAGACCCGGAAGCGCAGCAGATTATTGATGAGTTGGCACCGGACAGCAGTGATCTGGTGCTGACCAAATGGCGTTACAGCGCTTTTCAGCGCTCCCCCCTGAAACAGCAAATGAAAGAATGGAACCGCGACCAGCTGATTATCGGCGGGGTCTATGCCCATATCGGCTGCATGATCACGGCGGTTGAAGCTTTTATGAGCGATATACAGCCATTTTTGGTGGGCGATGCGATAGCAGATTTTTCCGAGGATGAGCACCGGCTCGCGCTAAAATATGTTGCTACACGCTGCGGTTGCGTGTTCGGGACCGATAATCTGGTGCAGGAGCCTGCCACAGGCACCACCCGCAGCTGGCTGCAGCAGCGTGTACTGCAACTAGTTGAGGACGCCAGTGAGTTTGATGCCGATGAAAACCTGATTTTTTACGGGCTGGACTCGCTTAAAGTCATGAAATTTTCTGCAGAGCTGAAAGAGCGCGGGCTGGACATCAGCTTTGAGGAACTGGCACTTGACCCCACCCTGACAGCATGGTGGGCACTAATTGAAAAGCAGCAACAGGCAGCCTGA
- the dhbA gene encoding 2,3-dihydro-2,3-dihydroxybenzoate dehydrogenase: MSLLDINKYASFAGKRVIITGAAQGIGRCIAEQFIRQGARVTGIDCKAADQSSGCSFQLLQADIADAAAVRKLCDHLKAEDNTLDILVNVAGVLKPGTTESLSADDWQTCIDVNASGAFYMLHNWAPVFRKQRHGAIVNVASNAAHVPRINMAAYCASKAAMTSLSHCVALELAPYGVRCNVVSPGSTRTPMLADMLQNNSGEQQLIDGLPAQFKLGIPLGKIAVPDDIANVVLFLASDLAGHVTMQDIVVDGGATLGC, from the coding sequence ATGAGCCTTCTGGATATCAATAAATACGCCTCTTTTGCTGGTAAGCGTGTCATCATCACCGGTGCTGCACAAGGCATCGGGCGCTGTATTGCCGAGCAATTCATACGTCAGGGTGCCCGTGTCACCGGCATTGACTGCAAAGCTGCGGATCAGAGCAGCGGCTGCAGTTTCCAGTTGCTGCAAGCCGATATTGCCGATGCAGCAGCAGTGAGAAAACTCTGCGATCATTTGAAAGCGGAAGATAATACGCTGGATATATTGGTCAATGTTGCAGGCGTTTTGAAACCCGGCACCACGGAGAGCCTTTCCGCCGATGACTGGCAAACCTGCATTGACGTGAATGCCAGCGGCGCATTTTACATGCTGCATAACTGGGCGCCGGTCTTTCGCAAACAAAGACACGGGGCGATTGTCAATGTTGCCTCCAATGCCGCCCATGTGCCGCGCATCAATATGGCGGCCTATTGCGCCTCTAAAGCGGCAATGACCAGCCTCAGCCATTGCGTAGCACTGGAGCTTGCACCTTATGGTGTTCGCTGCAATGTGGTTTCCCCCGGATCAACCCGCACGCCCATGCTGGCAGACATGTTGCAGAACAACTCCGGTGAACAGCAGCTGATTGACGGCCTGCCGGCGCAGTTCAAACTTGGCATACCGCTCGGCAAAATTGCGGTACCGGATGACATTGCCAACGTTGTGCTGTTTCTGGCCTCTGATCTGGCAGGGCACGTGACCATGCAGGATATTGTTGTAGACGGAGGAGCAACTCTTGGCTGCTGA
- a CDS encoding 4'-phosphopantetheinyl transferase superfamily protein, with the protein MAAEGHSPARPDMQPFRLAPWPELAGDTSLFMCRYPCSDLPLNPDFRDMEAVTLPDTFKSFAPRRKAEFIAGQRCAREALRTITGMVAAPHRTANHVPVWPLGTTGSISHCNGYALAIAAENVRYCAVGIDIETLQTKDEAEKIAALVLTRDEMQRLPQQCKGLAVTTAFSAKESLYKALYPQIGRFYGFYAAEMTVDFSKRAGRLRLTKDWSQHWRRGQEIAVHLHFMQNFVLTCVALPAGSI; encoded by the coding sequence TTGGCTGCTGAAGGACATTCCCCTGCTCGACCGGACATGCAACCGTTTAGACTTGCACCATGGCCGGAGCTGGCCGGAGATACCAGCCTGTTTATGTGCCGCTATCCCTGCAGTGATCTGCCCCTGAACCCGGATTTTCGTGATATGGAAGCGGTGACTTTGCCGGATACATTTAAGTCTTTTGCCCCGCGCCGCAAAGCAGAATTTATTGCAGGACAGCGCTGCGCTCGTGAAGCACTGCGTACAATAACCGGTATGGTTGCCGCCCCTCACCGCACGGCCAATCATGTGCCGGTGTGGCCGCTGGGCACGACAGGCTCCATATCCCATTGTAACGGCTATGCCCTCGCCATTGCTGCAGAAAATGTCCGCTATTGCGCTGTAGGCATTGATATTGAAACGCTCCAAACTAAAGACGAGGCAGAAAAAATTGCTGCTCTGGTTTTAACCCGGGATGAAATGCAACGCCTGCCACAGCAGTGCAAAGGCCTTGCCGTCACCACAGCCTTTTCAGCCAAAGAGAGTCTTTATAAAGCGCTCTACCCGCAGATAGGCCGTTTCTACGGATTTTATGCAGCAGAAATGACAGTGGACTTCAGCAAACGCGCAGGCCGGTTAAGGCTCACAAAAGATTGGTCGCAACACTGGCGACGTGGTCAGGAAATCGCTGTACACTTACATTTCATGCAAAATTTTGTGCTGACATGCGTAGCTCTGCCTGCTGGTTCTATATAA